A section of the Methanofollis sp. genome encodes:
- a CDS encoding HD domain-containing protein: protein MKIIKDPVHGDVEVGETALALLDSPVLQRLRHIRQLGFAHLVYPGANHTRFEHSLGTMHLAAVLCRHLGLDAGESDLVTAAALLHDIGHGPFSHVTEAFMVEMMGKGHQDAGDLLGEGETAGILEDRGLDPAEVAAVINGTHRYAGVIHGDLDVDRMDYLLRDAHYTGVPYGLVDAGRLIRATAGTENGVALDASGINAAESLLIARTLMRPVVYYHHVSRIATSMFHLALLSHLAVSGESVGALMRMDDAALFTRLLASPDGTARDIARRLYERRLYKRAVYVGRGQVNAAAVQARTSLSESRQIAREVAEAAGVGEETVLVDIPSFPTDMSMEVRVREKNALVGLEQVSPLLTTLNETRREQWRLGVYTLPGQRETVEAAAIEVLHIKKPTQQDRLPV from the coding sequence ATGAAAATCATCAAGGACCCGGTGCACGGCGACGTCGAGGTGGGAGAGACGGCCCTCGCGCTCCTCGACTCACCCGTTCTCCAGCGCCTCCGCCATATCAGGCAACTCGGCTTCGCCCACCTGGTCTATCCGGGCGCCAACCACACCCGTTTCGAGCATTCGCTCGGCACGATGCACCTCGCGGCCGTGCTCTGCCGCCACCTCGGCCTCGACGCGGGCGAGAGCGACCTCGTCACCGCCGCCGCCCTCCTCCACGACATCGGCCACGGCCCCTTCTCCCATGTCACCGAGGCCTTCATGGTCGAGATGATGGGGAAGGGCCACCAGGACGCGGGCGACCTCCTCGGGGAGGGCGAGACGGCCGGCATCCTGGAAGACCGCGGCCTCGACCCGGCCGAGGTCGCCGCCGTCATCAACGGTACCCACAGGTACGCCGGCGTGATCCACGGCGACCTGGACGTGGACAGGATGGACTACCTCCTCCGCGACGCCCACTACACCGGCGTGCCGTACGGCCTCGTCGATGCCGGGCGGTTGATCAGGGCGACGGCCGGGACGGAGAACGGCGTCGCCCTCGATGCCTCGGGCATCAATGCGGCGGAGTCACTGCTCATCGCACGGACCCTGATGCGCCCGGTCGTCTACTACCACCATGTCTCCCGGATCGCCACCTCCATGTTCCACCTCGCCCTCCTCTCCCACCTTGCGGTGAGCGGGGAGAGTGTGGGGGCGCTGATGCGGATGGACGACGCCGCACTCTTCACCCGCCTCCTCGCCTCTCCCGATGGGACGGCACGCGACATCGCCCGAAGACTCTATGAGAGGAGACTGTACAAGAGGGCCGTCTATGTCGGCCGCGGCCAGGTGAACGCCGCCGCGGTGCAGGCCAGAACCTCCCTCTCGGAGAGCAGGCAGATCGCACGGGAGGTCGCGGAGGCGGCAGGCGTCGGGGAGGAGACGGTGCTCGTCGACATCCCCTCCTTCCCGACAGACATGTCGATGGAGGTGCGGGTGCGGGAGAAGAACGCCCTCGTCGGCCTCGAACAGGTCTCCCCCCTCCTGACGACCCTGAACGAGACGCGGCGGGAACAGTGGCGCCTCGGCGTCTACACCCTCCCCGGCCAGAGGGAGACGGTGGAAGCGGCGGCGATCGAGGTGCTCCACATCAAAAAACCGACGCAGCAGGACAGGCTGCCGGTGTGA